In a single window of the Osmerus eperlanus chromosome 2, fOsmEpe2.1, whole genome shotgun sequence genome:
- the rad23aa gene encoding RAD23 homolog A, nucleotide excision repair protein a: MQITLKTLQQQTIQIDIDPDQTVKALKEKIETERGKDNFPVSGQKLIYAGKILQDDMPIKDYKIDEKNFVVVMVSKAKSTSAASSPPSETPKPPVQDSGSSSSTAPTPTPAAIPIPPEEAKEESSSAGTEPPAPASSDPEAEGQGVEASSALVTGAEYETMLTEIMSMGYERERVVAALRASFNNPHRAVEYLLTGIPSSPIQETNPPVLSPASGRTSSDTPALAEGENPLEFLRTQPQFHNMRQVIQQNPSLLSAVLQQLGRENPPLLQQISQYQERFIQMLNEPEGPEVAGELGAAGEEGAPVNYIQVTPQEKEAIERLKAMGFPEALVIQAYFACEKNENLAANFLLNQGFEDE, encoded by the exons ATGCAGATCACGCTAAAAACCCTGCAGCAGCAGACCATCCAAATTGACATAGACCCTGACCAGACG GTGAAAGCCTTGAAGGAAAAGatcgaaacagagagagggaaagataacTTCCCTGTGTCTGGACAGAAGCTCATCTACGCTGGCAAGATCCTGCAGGATGACATGCCTATCAAGGACTACAAAATAGACGAGAAGAACtttgtagttgtcatggtgtCCAAG GCCAAGTCCACCTCTGCGgcctcatcccccccctccgAGACCCCCAAACCCCCGGTCCAGGACTCTGGGTCCTCGTCCTCCACGGCCCCGACCCCGACCCCCGCAGCCATACCCATCCCTCCAGAGGAGGCCAAAGAGGAGAGCTCCTCAGCGGGCACAGAGCCCCCGGCACCAGCCAG CTCGGACCCTGAAGCAGAAGGCCAGGGAGTGGAAGCCTCTTCTGCTCTGG TGACAGGGGCAGAGTATGAGACCATGCTGACTGAGATCATGTCCATGGGctacgagagggagagggtggtggcTGCACTCCGCGCCAGCTTCAACaacccacacagagctgtgGAGTATCTGCTCACt ggtaTTCCCAGCAGTCCGATCCAGGAGACGAATCCCCCGGTCCTGTCTCCAGCCTCGGGGCGCACCTCCTCCGACACGCCTGCTCTCGCTGAGG gagagaaccCCCTCGAGTTCCTGCGTACTCAGCCCCAGTTCCACAACATGAGGCAGGTGATCCAGCAGAATCCTTCCCTGCTGTCGGCTGTCCTACAACAGCTGGGCCGGGAGAACCCTCCTCTTCTACAG CAAATCAGCCAGTACCAGGAGCGCTTCATCCAGATGCTGAACGAGCCGGAGGGGCCCGAGGTGGCGGGGGAGCTGGGGGCCGCCGGGGAGGAAGGGGCCCCCGTCAACTACATCCAGGTCACGCCACAGGAGAAGGAGGCCATCGAGAGG TTAAAAGCGATGGGGTTCCCCGAGGCGCTGGTGATCCAGGCCTACTTCGCCTGCGAGAAGAACGAGAACCTGGCGGCCAACTTCCTCCTCAACCAGGGCTTCGAAGACGAATGA